One window of the Bombus huntii isolate Logan2020A chromosome 18, iyBomHunt1.1, whole genome shotgun sequence genome contains the following:
- the LOC126875561 gene encoding uncharacterized protein LOC126875561 produces MLLSSIVLFRTSRLVCGLLPNIGGAGDAVRRLYEGVILSRVMYGAPVWADDLMASRRSILLQRRLHRVTAIRIIRGYRTVSHASATALAASPPWELRALALKKRYAHRRAWHPGEDPTEQAAPNDIGTAEEDTWDRWRSQLINEGGEHRDAEAVLPNTGRHGEAATVSRSHSE; encoded by the exons ATGCTGCTGTCCTCCATAGTgctattccgtacgtccagattg GTGTGCGGCCtgctaccgaacatcggcggggcGGGAGACGCGGTGCGCCGACTTTACGAGGGCGTCATTCTGTCCCGAGTGATGTACGGGGCCCCGGTATGGGCGGACGACCTGATGGCGAGCCGCCGCAGCATCCTGCTCCAGAGGAGGCTACACAGGGTAACCGCCATCAGAATCATTAGGGGATACCGGACAGTGTCTCACGCGTCGGCGACCGCCCTAGCTGCGTCCCCTCCGTGGGAGCTCCGGGCACTAGCGCTCAAAAAGAGATACGCCCACCGGAGAGCATGGCATCCGGGAGAAGATCCGACCGAGCAAGCGGCTCCGAACGACATAGGAACCGCTGAGGAGGACACGTGGGACCGGTGGCGATCCCAGCTGATCAACGAGGGAGGTGAACATCGGGACGCGGAGGCGGTCCTCCCAAACACTGGGCGGCATGGAGAAGCCGCCACAGTCTCCCGCTCACATTCAGAATGA
- the LOC126875559 gene encoding uncharacterized protein LOC126875559, with translation MSNQLDEYEQFGRQEECDLLFLQKHLDQYGTEFYAIQLELEELTEEENARGTDMSDQYLNIRLRINHLLKGANSLKLNQRKCSVPIGTLNTLPTTSKRYITATITPIDGTYERTVTFLIIPTISTWVPYQPVDRSTIQIPRNLQLADPRFHRSASIEILLSAGPTLVSLCVGQLDISQSNGPDLRLQKTRFGWVIGVSPTSQSSSYAFHASTAALQADLARFWEIDEGPPAAHISEAERQCEEHFRNHVQRTNEGRYIVALPFNETTPSLGCSKSMAMKRLTFLCRRIQRDKRFEVDYHAVIQEYLELGHMTKITTDHCTDDGYFLPHHGVIKESSQTTKHRVVFDGSAPTTAGVSLNNVFHTRPKLQDDAFFILLGFRSHQYGITGDVEKMYRQFLVRPEDRKFQQILWRNSDEDVDNYQLNTVTFGLSAAPYLAIRCLKQLADAEGLRYPRAAMVLQRDFYVDDVLTGVDTKVEARSLRREITELLKLAGLNILKWVSNDRELLRGLSEQDINDKLLLGESQTFKTLGVNNQLRNRQDLQPSWITGTSDRSSYDAAPTILDIKNRLARISQGDLHTEWSKYYAQLPLLNNVKFPRKTIIKTAAEIELHGFCDASERAYGACVYLRTITPDGHVWTQLLTAKSKVAPLKSQTIPRLELSGALLLTSLATTVLQALPSSIPRTVYWTDSTIVLHWINTSPHTLKTFVANRVAEIQQKTHTSDWRQIPITDNPADLIFCGQSPEDYLRPTSTEV, from the exons ATGTCAAATCAACTGGACGAATACGAACAATTCGGTCGTCAGGAAGAGTGCGATTTATTATTCCTCCAGAAACATCTGGACCAATATGGGACTGAGTTCTACGCCATCCAACTCGAGTTAGAAGAATTAACCGAGGAGGAAAACGCACGCGGTACCGACATGTCGGaccaatatttaaatatacgatTACGGATAAACCACCTATTAAAAGGCGCCAATTCATTAAAACTCAACCAACGGAAATGTTCGGTCCCAATCGGAACGCTCAACACGTTGCCGACGACCTCGAAACGCTACATCACGGCCACGATCACCCCCATTGACGGCACATACGAACGCACGGTGACGTTCCTAATCATACCGACAATATCGACTTGGGTCCCATATCAACCCGTAGATCGCTCAACGATACAAATACCTAGGAATCTCCAACTAGCCGATCCAAGATTCCATAGATCTGCTTCGATTGAAATCTTATTGAGCGCCGGACCAACACTAGTATCACTCTGTGTCGGCCAACTGGATATCAGTCAATCAAACGGGCCCGACTTGCGTCTGCAAAAAACGCGATTTGGATGGGTCATCGGGGTGAGCCCAACCTCGCAATCATCATCATACGCATTTCACGCCTCCACGGCGGCTTTACAGGCGGACCTCGCCCGTTTTTGGGAAATCGACGAAGGACCGCCCGCTGCACACATTTCGGAAGCGGAACGACAATGCGAGGAGCACTTTCGAAATCACGTTCAACGCACCAACGAAGGACGATACATTGTCGCTCTCCCATTTAACGAAACAACTCCTTCGCTTGGATGCTCTAAATCCATGGCGATGAAGCGACTCACATTCCTCTGCCGTCGAATCCAACGAGACAAACGATTCGAAGTTGACTATCACGCCGTAATACAAGAATACTTGGAATTAGGACACATGACGAAGATTACCACGGACCACTGCACGGACGACGGATATTTTCTGCCACATCACGGCGTGATCAAAGAGTCCAGCCAAACTACAAAACACAGAGTTGTGTTTGACGGATCTGCACCAACCACCGCCGGAGTTTCATTAAACAACGTATTTCATACGAGACCGAAACTACAAGATGACgcatttttcattcttctagGATTTCGTTCTCATCAATACGGCATTACAGGCGATGttgaaaaaatgtatcgaCAATTTCTTGTGCgcccagaggatcggaaattcCAACAAATTTTGTGGCGCAACTCTGATGAAGATGTTGACAACTATCAACTTAACACAGTGACATTCGGGCTGTCAGCGGCCCCTTATCTAGCCATTCGGTGCCTCAAACAACTGGCGGACGCCGAGGGACTTCGGTACCCACGAGCGGCGATGGTCTTACAGCGAGACTTCTACGTCGACGATGTTCTTACAGGAGTTGATACAAAGGTCGAGGCACGATCATTGAGAAGGGAGATCACAGAATTGCTTAAACTAGCCGGCTTAAACATTCTAAAATGGGTATCGAACGACCGGGAACTGCTACGAGGACTTTCCGAGCAGGACATAAACGATAAGCTGTTACTAGGCGAATCGCAAACCTTCAAAACTCTGGGTGTT AACAATCAGCTCCGAAATCGCCAAGATCTACAACCCTCTTGGATTACTGGCACCAGTGATCGTTCGAGCTACGATGCTGCTCCAACGATTTTGGacattaaaaatagattggcACGAATATCACAAGGTGACTTACATACAGAATGGAGCAAATACTATGCACAGCTACCATTGCTAAATAACGTAAAGTTTCCACGTAAAACTATAATCAAGACTGCAGCGGAAATTGAGTTACACGGGTTCTGTGATGCCAGCGAAAGGGCGTATGGGGCATGCGTTTATCTTCGCACCATCACTCCGGATGGTCATGTCTGGACACAACTCCTCACTGCAAAGTCAAAGGTGGCTCCGCTCAAATCACAAACCATTCCAAGGCTGGAACTGAGTGGAGCACTTCTTCTCACATCATTGGCCACTACAGTCCTTCAAGCCTTACCAAGCAGCATTCCTCGGACCGTTTATTGGACTGATTCTACAATCGTTCTTCATTGGATTAATACATCACCCCATACGCTGAAAACCTTTGTCGCTAATCGTGTGGCAGAAATTCAACAGAAGACTCACACCTCAGATTGGCGTCAGATTCCCATTACCGATAACCCTGCAGATCTCATATTTTGTGGCCAATCACCCGAAGACTACCTGCGACCAACCAGCACCGAAGTCTGA